The Sebastes fasciatus isolate fSebFas1 chromosome 13, fSebFas1.pri, whole genome shotgun sequence genome includes a region encoding these proteins:
- the slc25a10a gene encoding mitochondrial dicarboxylate carrier, with protein sequence MQENRVSRWYFGGISSSVAACLTHPLDLIKVHLQTQQEVRVRMIGMAVNVVRREGYLALYSGLSASLCRQMTYSLSRFAIYETVRDEMNRKNKGLMPFYQKVLLGAFGGFVGGFIGTPADLVNVRMQNDVKFPVELRRNYAHALDGLLRVWKEEGIRKLFSGASMASSRGALVSVGQLSCYDQSKQLVLASGYLADNILTHFLASVIAGGCATILCQPLDVVKTRLMSSKLEYGGVFHCLTETARLGPKAFYKGLVPAGIRLIPHTVFTYIFLEQLRQHFGAVVVT encoded by the exons ATGCAGGAGAATCGTGTTTCTCGTTGGTATTTTGGTGGAATCTCCTCCAGCGTGGCCGCCTGTTTAACACACCCACTGGATTTAATCAAG gtgcacttgcAGACGCAGCAGGAGGTGAGGGTGAGGATGATTGGGATGGCCGTTAACGTGGTGAGGAGAGAAGGTTATCTGGCTCTCTACAGTGGCCTCAGTGCGTCCCTCTGCCGGCAG ATGACCTATTCGTTGTCACGGTTTGCCATCTATGAAACTGTCAGGGACGAAATGAACAGGAAGAACAAAGGTCTCATGCCTTTCTACCAGAAAGTGTTGCTGGGTGCCTTTGGAG GGTTTGTAGGTGGTTTCATCGGAACCCCGGCTGACCTGGTGAATGTCCG AATGCAGAACGATGTCAAGTTTCCGGTAGAGCTCAGGAGAAA TTATGCTCATGCACTGGACGGACTGTTGCGTGTTTGGAAGGAGG AGGGAATTAGGAAACTGTTCTCTGGTGCTTCAATGGCTTCATCTAGAGGTGCACTGGTCTCTGTCGGACAG CTGTCCTGTTACGACCAGTCCAAGCAGTTGGTTCTGGCGTCTGGTTACCTGGCTGACAACATCCTCACTCACTTCCTGGCCAGCGTGATTGCA GGGGGCTGTGCCACGATCCTGTGCCAACCACTTGATGTTGTTAAAACAAGATTAATGAGCTCCAAACTGGAATATGGG GGTGTGTTTCACTGTCTAACAGAAACAGCAAGACTGGGCCCGAAGGCGTTTTACAAG GGTCTTGTTCCTGCAGGTATCCGCCTTATTCCTCACACAGTCTTCACCTACATATTCCTCGAACAACTGAGGCAACATTTCGGTGCCGTGGTCGTCACTTGA